Below is a genomic region from Billgrantia tianxiuensis.
ATGCCGAAGCTGCCCTGCAGGCGGGTAAGCATGTTGGCATTGCCACGAAAGAGACCGAATCCGTGGTAGGGCCGTACCTGACCCAGTTGGCCTATCGCCAGGGTCGCCTGTTCACGCCGCTGGATGGCGATCAGCCCAGCCTGCTGATCGGCCTCGTCACCTGGGCCAGGACACTGGGGTTCGAAATCATCGCGGCCGGCAAGAGCAGCGAATATGACTTTATCTGGGACGAGGCGGCGGGCAGCGTGCAGTGCAACGGCGTTTCCTTCCCGGCGCCCGGTTTGGCCGAGCTGTGGGAGCTGCCCAAGGGAGCGGAGCGTGAGACCGTCGAGGCGCGCGGCAAGGCCCTCGCCGCCATTCCGCAAATTTCCGTACCCGACCTGTGTGAGATGGTCAACGTGGCCAATGCCACCGGGCTCGGTCCCGACCGCCCCGAGTTCCATGCCATGGTGCTGCGGATCGGTGAGGTGCCGACCTTGCTGGATCTCGAGACGCACGGTGGCGTGCTTCGGGGCAATGATCGCCTGGAGGTGTTCAACTGCCTGCGCCGCCCGGATGAGATCAGCTTCGCCGGCGGGGTGTTCATCGTCGTACGCTGCGAGGATCCGCATGTGTGGTCATTGTTGCGCGACAAGGGCCACATTCTCAGCCGCAGCGGTAACTGCGCGATGATCTACCTGCCTCGCCACTTGCTTGGTCTGGAAGCTCCGATCTCGTTGCTCGATGCCGTGCTCAATGGTCTGCCTTCCGGCGGTGGCCGGGCAGCTGCACCGAAATTCGACCTGACCGCCCGCGCCACCCAGGCGATCCGCGCCGGGCAGCGGCTGGAGATGCGCGGCCATCACCGCCATATCGAGGGTCTGCGCCCCGAGGTGCACCCGGGCGCTCCACTCTCTTCCGATGCCATGGTGCCTTTCTATCTGCTTCCTGGGGCGGAGGTCGTTCGCGACATTGCCCCCAACCAGCCAATCACGCTGGCGGATGTCGTGCTGCCCGATTCGCGACTCCATCAGCTGCGTCAGGAGCAGGACCTGTTGTTCCACGGGCAGGACGCTCCATCATCGCTTCGCCAGAACGCCGACAATGCGATCGGCTGACTCACCCACCCTGCCAGAACGGCACGCATAACAATGAGGATAGGAGAACGACATGCTCACCAAGAAAACGCTGAAAGCCGCTACTCTGGGCATGGCCCTGGTCGGCGTAGTCATGGGCGTTAACGCCGACGAGGCTGCCGATTATCCCAGCAAACCGATCCAGTTCCTGGTGGCGGCGGGTGCCGGCGGCGGCACGGACAATTTCGCTCGTGTGGTTCGCCCGATGTTCGAGGAGGCAGTGGGTGGTGCGCGCATCACCGTGGTCAACCTGCCCTCGGCCTCTGGGGCGCTGGCGCACCAGCGTACCGCGAACGGTGCGCCGGACGGCCATACCCTGGATTTTGCCTCCACGACGCTGGTCACT
It encodes:
- a CDS encoding flagellar biosynthesis protein FlgA, with protein sequence MNYLQHFEYERIVEACVAGAGDFGRGVLRQARSMPGLAARVAIDVTPERAAEALRFAGVPDAEIMVCHSPDEAKKAWQSGAYVAAGAFEDVQELPFDILVESTGIPEVGARYAEAALQAGKHVGIATKETESVVGPYLTQLAYRQGRLFTPLDGDQPSLLIGLVTWARTLGFEIIAAGKSSEYDFIWDEAAGSVQCNGVSFPAPGLAELWELPKGAERETVEARGKALAAIPQISVPDLCEMVNVANATGLGPDRPEFHAMVLRIGEVPTLLDLETHGGVLRGNDRLEVFNCLRRPDEISFAGGVFIVVRCEDPHVWSLLRDKGHILSRSGNCAMIYLPRHLLGLEAPISLLDAVLNGLPSGGGRAAAPKFDLTARATQAIRAGQRLEMRGHHRHIEGLRPEVHPGAPLSSDAMVPFYLLPGAEVVRDIAPNQPITLADVVLPDSRLHQLRQEQDLLFHGQDAPSSLRQNADNAIG